TGCTCTCGGCCTCGAGTCGCTGAGCCGGGGCGCGGCGTCGGCGGAGTTCGTGGAGCGCGGACGACAGGCTGCCGCGATCGTGCGCCGCAATGCCGCGGCCGTGGCGAAGGCCGGCGGCATGGCGCCGGGCCATGTGCACGAGGGCGCGGTCCGCACGTTCCTGCAGCGGGCGACCGGCCCCTTCGATCTGGTCTTCAGCGATCCGCCGTACGACCTCGACGATGCCGCGATGACAGCGGATCTCGTCGCGCTCGCGCCGCTCCTGTCCCCCGATGCCGTCGTCGTGGTCGAACGTGCACGCCGATCCACGCCACCGGACTTTCCCGCCGCCGGCCTCGACCTGTTCCGGGAGAAGACCTACGGCGACACCGCACTCTGGTGGGCCGAGCCCCGGGCGGACGACGAGCCGAAGAAGTCCGACGCTCAGCCCGAGACCGAGTCCCAGTCGCGATAGGGGTCCCACCCGCTGACCTCGACCGGCGAACCGTCGCACAGCAGGTCCTCCTCGCCGCGCGGAAGCACCCGTCCGATCGCACGGAAGCCCGGCGGAAGCGCATCCGCGGGGAAAGTCGCGAGCAGCGCATGGTCCTCGCCACCGGCGATCGCACGCTCGGGGTCATCACCGAGTGTCTCGCGGTCGAGCGCGATGGTGACCTCGGAGGCCGCAGCCATCCGCCGGGCGTCGAGGGCGAGCCCGTCCGACACATCCATCATCGCGCTGGCGCCGGCCGATGCTGCGACCGCACCGAGTCCGATCGGCGGAGAGGGGCGCAATTGCGCGGCCACCGCCGCGCTCTCCCCTGCGGCGAGCATCGCCGGGTCGACCGCCACCGGCACGTCTCCGTCACGAAAGCGTCCGAACAGCACCGCCAGTCCGTGAGCGGCGTGACCGAGTTCTCCCGCCACCGCGACGACGTCGCCAGGACGCGCCCCGCTGCGGGTCACCGGCGCTCTGCCTTCGAGATCTCCGAGCGCCGTCACAGCGACCGTCAGCACATCCGACACCGTCAGATCCCCTCCGACGACCGCACAACCGGGCGCGAGGGCGTCACAGGCGTCCCGGAAGCCGTCTGCGAGCCTTTCCACGAAGGAGAGTCGGAGATCGGCGGGCACGGCCAACGCGACGAGGAGTGCCGTCGGACGTGCGCCCATCGCAGCGACATCCGCCAGATTCACGGCCGCGGCCTTCCAGCCGAGGTCGTATCCGCTCGACCAGGCAAGGCGGAAGTCGGGTCCGTGCACCAGGGTGTCGGTCGTCGCGACCACACTGCCCGAGGGGGTCGCCACGACCGCGGCATCGTCCCCCGGGCCGATGAGGGCGTGCGAGGCGGAAGACGTTCGGCTCAGGATCGCGTGGAGGATGCGTCCTTCGGAGACATCGCCGAGGCGTGGATCGTCGGCGTCGGGTCGGGAGGGCATGCTGTCAACGGTAGCCTGGAAGCATGCCTCGTTCCGGTCGCCTCGCTGCCCTCGCAGGCGCGGTGACCCTCTCCGCCGTCCTCTCCGGTTGCGCGACGACCGTGCACCTCGAACCGGCCGACGATGCGAACAATCCCGCATGCGCCTCGGTGTCAGTCCTGCTGCCCGACAACGTCGCCGGTCTCGACCGCGTGTGGACGGATGCCCAGGCAACCGGTGCGTGGGGCGAGCCCACCGCGGTCGCGCTGCGCTGCGGCGTCGAGCCGCCGGCTCCCTCCGCCCTCGTGTGCACCACGCTGGGGGGCGTCGATTGGCTGGTCCTCGAGCAGGAGGAGGAACGTCAGCGCCTCGTCACCTACGGCCGGGATCCCGCGGTCGAGCTGAACATCCGGCGCGGCGAGCAGATTGACTTCCAGTCGATCGTGGACTCGATCTCGCAGAGCATCCAGTCCGGGCTCGCCCCGGCCACGGCGAAGTGCACCGATCGGGTCGAGTTCCCCGCGAGCTGATCGCCACGGGGAACTCGATGTTCAGCGGCGGAGGCCCGCTTCGACCAGCTCGGTGATCAGTTCGCCGTAGCTCAGCCCCGAGGCGACCCAGCATTTCGGGAACATCGAGATCGGCGTGAAGCCGGGCATCGTGTTCAGCTCGTTGACGACCAACTCGCCCGTCGGGGTCAGGAACATGTCGACCCGGGCGAGTCCCCGGCCGTCCACCGCGTCGAACGCGCGGATACCCGCCTGCTGGATCGCCGCGGTCTCGGCATCGGTCAGCTCCGCCGGGCACACGACATCGACGCCGTCGCCGCCGAGGTACTTGCCCTCGAAGTCGTAGAAGCCGCGGGACGTCAGCACGATCTCGCCCGGCAGAGACGCCCGGACCCCGTCGGCGCCCTCGAGGACGGCGACTTCGATCTCGCGACCGCTCACGCCGGTCTCGATCAGCACCTTGTCGTCTTCCGCGAAGGCCACGGCCAGCGCGGCGTCGAGCTCGTCCGCGGTGTCGACCTTCGACACGCCCACGCTCGAACCGG
Above is a window of Microbacterium aurugineum DNA encoding:
- the rsmD gene encoding 16S rRNA (guanine(966)-N(2))-methyltransferase RsmD, translating into MTRIIAGRARGTRLEVPGAGTRPTSDRVRESLFGALESLSAIDGARVLDLYAGSGALGLESLSRGAASAEFVERGRQAAAIVRRNAAAVAKAGGMAPGHVHEGAVRTFLQRATGPFDLVFSDPPYDLDDAAMTADLVALAPLLSPDAVVVVERARRSTPPDFPAAGLDLFREKTYGDTALWWAEPRADDEPKKSDAQPETESQSR
- the thiL gene encoding thiamine-phosphate kinase — its product is MPSRPDADDPRLGDVSEGRILHAILSRTSSASHALIGPGDDAAVVATPSGSVVATTDTLVHGPDFRLAWSSGYDLGWKAAAVNLADVAAMGARPTALLVALAVPADLRLSFVERLADGFRDACDALAPGCAVVGGDLTVSDVLTVAVTALGDLEGRAPVTRSGARPGDVVAVAGELGHAAHGLAVLFGRFRDGDVPVAVDPAMLAAGESAAVAAQLRPSPPIGLGAVAASAGASAMMDVSDGLALDARRMAAASEVTIALDRETLGDDPERAIAGGEDHALLATFPADALPPGFRAIGRVLPRGEEDLLCDGSPVEVSGWDPYRDWDSVSG
- a CDS encoding DUF3515 domain-containing protein, with the protein product MPRSGRLAALAGAVTLSAVLSGCATTVHLEPADDANNPACASVSVLLPDNVAGLDRVWTDAQATGAWGEPTAVALRCGVEPPAPSALVCTTLGGVDWLVLEQEEERQRLVTYGRDPAVELNIRRGEQIDFQSIVDSISQSIQSGLAPATAKCTDRVEFPAS